A portion of the Mesobacillus sp. AQ2 genome contains these proteins:
- a CDS encoding NAD(P)/FAD-dependent oxidoreductase: MRKPKIVILGAGYGGLMTATRLQKAVGVNEADIVLVNKNDYHYETTWLHEASAGTLHHDRVRYDVRDVIDRHKVEFVQGSVEEIKMDEKRVILENGDIVYDYLVIALGAEPETFGIKGLKEYAFSIVNVNSARQIREHIEYQFATYNTEAERKDERLTIVVGGAGFTGIEFLGELTNRVPELCREYDVDYHKVKIVCVEAAPMVLPGFDPELVNYAVATLEKKGVEFRIGTAIKEATPEGIIVAKGEEEVEEIKAGTVVWAAGVRGSSVIERSGIEAMRGRVKVQPDLRLPGSDDVFIVGDCSLIINEEINRPFPPTAQIAMQQGEVCARNLAALVRGKTELETFTPDIKGTVCSLGEDDAIGVAFGKKMVGTKASFMKKMIDNRALYMIGGPSMVLKKGKFNIL, from the coding sequence TTGAGAAAGCCAAAGATCGTAATCTTAGGAGCAGGATACGGGGGATTAATGACAGCTACCCGTTTACAAAAAGCTGTTGGAGTAAACGAGGCTGACATTGTCCTTGTCAATAAAAATGATTACCACTATGAAACTACATGGCTGCATGAAGCATCTGCAGGAACTTTGCATCATGACAGAGTCCGCTATGATGTTCGTGATGTAATCGATCGCCATAAGGTTGAATTCGTCCAGGGATCTGTTGAAGAGATCAAGATGGATGAGAAGCGTGTAATCCTTGAGAACGGTGACATCGTCTATGACTATCTGGTCATCGCCCTGGGTGCTGAACCTGAAACTTTTGGTATTAAAGGCTTGAAAGAGTATGCTTTCTCTATCGTCAATGTCAACTCAGCAAGACAAATCCGTGAGCATATCGAATATCAATTCGCAACATATAATACTGAAGCCGAGAGGAAAGATGAGCGCCTGACAATTGTTGTCGGCGGTGCGGGCTTCACAGGAATCGAGTTCCTTGGTGAACTGACAAACCGGGTTCCTGAACTTTGCCGTGAATATGATGTGGATTACCATAAAGTAAAAATCGTATGCGTTGAAGCAGCGCCAATGGTTCTGCCTGGTTTCGACCCTGAACTTGTCAACTATGCGGTTGCTACGCTCGAGAAAAAAGGCGTGGAATTCCGCATCGGAACAGCAATCAAGGAAGCCACTCCAGAAGGAATCATCGTCGCAAAAGGTGAGGAAGAAGTCGAAGAAATCAAAGCTGGCACAGTGGTCTGGGCAGCTGGTGTACGCGGCAGCTCTGTCATCGAAAGATCGGGCATTGAAGCAATGCGCGGTCGTGTGAAAGTCCAGCCGGACCTTCGCCTGCCAGGTTCAGATGATGTATTCATCGTCGGTGACTGCTCATTGATCATCAATGAAGAAATCAATCGTCCATTCCCTCCGACTGCACAAATTGCGATGCAGCAGGGTGAAGTATGCGCAAGGAACCTTGCAGCACTTGTCCGTGGCAAAACCGAGCTTGAAACCTTCACTCCAGATATCAAAGGAACAGTATGTTCCCTTGGTGAAGATGACGCAATCGGCGTTGCATTCGGCAAGAAAATGGTCGGCACGAAAGCTTCCTTCATGAAAAAGATGATCGACAACCGTGCGCTTTATATGATTGGCGGACCTTCAATGGTTCTTAAAAAAGGCAAATTCAACATTCTATAA
- a CDS encoding NAD(P)/FAD-dependent oxidoreductase — protein sequence MKEDQKVYDITIIGGGPAGLFTAFYGGMRQASVKIIESLPQLGGQLSALYPEKYIYDVAGFPKVRAQELINNLKEQMAKFEPATALEQSVEKLEKLEDGNIKLTTDKEVHYTKTVIITAGNGAFQPRRLELESAAQYEGKNLHYFIDDLNQFAGQKVAVLGGGDSAVDWALMLEPIAEQVTIVHRRDKFRAHEHSVENLQNSKVDIKTPYVPAELIGDGEKISQLVLKDANSEETVAVDVDAVICNFGFVSSLGPIKEWGLEIEKNAIVVNSKMETNIPGVYAAGDICTYEGKVKLIATGFGEAPTAVNNAKSYMDPKAKTQPLHSSSMFN from the coding sequence GTGAAAGAAGATCAAAAAGTTTATGACATCACGATTATCGGCGGGGGGCCTGCTGGTCTGTTCACTGCTTTCTACGGCGGAATGAGACAAGCATCTGTTAAGATCATTGAAAGTTTGCCACAGTTAGGCGGGCAATTATCTGCACTTTATCCAGAAAAGTACATATATGATGTTGCCGGCTTTCCAAAAGTCCGTGCCCAGGAGCTGATCAACAACCTGAAGGAGCAAATGGCGAAATTCGAGCCTGCGACTGCTCTTGAACAGTCTGTTGAAAAGCTGGAGAAGCTGGAAGACGGAAATATCAAGCTGACTACTGATAAAGAAGTTCATTATACAAAAACAGTCATCATCACTGCCGGAAACGGTGCGTTCCAGCCACGCAGACTTGAACTTGAAAGCGCTGCACAATACGAAGGCAAGAACCTGCACTATTTCATCGACGACTTGAACCAGTTCGCTGGACAAAAGGTCGCTGTACTGGGCGGCGGGGACTCTGCTGTTGACTGGGCATTGATGCTCGAACCAATTGCTGAGCAGGTAACCATCGTTCACAGACGCGATAAGTTCCGCGCCCACGAGCACAGTGTTGAAAACCTGCAAAATTCAAAGGTTGATATCAAAACACCTTACGTTCCAGCAGAACTGATCGGTGATGGAGAAAAGATCAGCCAGCTAGTACTAAAGGACGCAAACAGCGAAGAAACAGTCGCTGTGGACGTTGACGCGGTCATCTGCAACTTCGGTTTCGTTTCATCTCTGGGACCAATCAAGGAATGGGGCCTTGAAATCGAAAAGAACGCCATCGTCGTCAACTCCAAAATGGAGACGAATATCCCTGGCGTTTACGCTGCAGGCGATATTTGCACATACGAAGGAAAAGTCAAATTGATCGCAACCGGATTCGGTGAAGCACCTACAGCTGTCAACAACGCGAAATCCTATATGGATCCAAAAGCGAAGACACAGCCGCTTCATAGTTCATCGATGTTTAATTAA
- a CDS encoding iron-sulfur cluster assembly accessory protein — protein MENIVIITEEAALQIKDMMKQNETEDAFLRVSVKGGGCSGLSYGMGFAHEVEEGDSQLEQHGIKILVDKESAPVLNGTTISYKQSLMGGGFTIDNPNAIASCGCGSSFKTATREGTPEEC, from the coding sequence ATGGAAAATATCGTAATTATTACTGAAGAAGCTGCATTGCAGATTAAAGATATGATGAAGCAAAATGAAACGGAAGACGCTTTCCTGCGTGTTTCTGTAAAAGGCGGCGGCTGCAGCGGCCTGTCTTACGGAATGGGTTTCGCGCATGAAGTCGAAGAGGGTGACAGCCAGCTCGAGCAGCACGGCATCAAGATCCTTGTCGATAAGGAAAGCGCTCCAGTGCTGAATGGCACAACAATCAGCTATAAGCAGTCTTTAATGGGCGGCGGCTTCACAATCGACAACCCGAACGCGATCGCATCATGCGGCTGTGGTTCCAGTTTTAAGACAGCGACACGTGAAGGAACACCTGAAGAATGCTAA
- a CDS encoding DUF2225 domain-containing protein codes for MSQLVPLFDKKYTCAMCEHSFTTKKVRSRFVKVLSFDSDFAPQYADGFENPNLYYTNVCPDCGYSFTDEFSTYFPPGAKQVIQDKICNQWAPHNYGDERTIQEAMNTFKLAAYSSTLKKEKHIVAAGLYIRLAWLYRSTENHEQENRFLKLALKEYTESYSTGDYKGTQVSELRLMYLIGELSRRIGQTQDAVRFFSKVIEKQRQSVEPQIIQLAKDRWQEMRERQAVSGN; via the coding sequence ATGTCTCAACTAGTACCTCTTTTTGATAAAAAATACACATGTGCCATGTGCGAGCATTCTTTTACGACCAAGAAGGTTCGCTCCCGTTTTGTGAAAGTCCTCAGCTTTGATTCTGACTTTGCCCCTCAGTATGCCGACGGTTTTGAAAATCCCAATCTTTACTATACCAATGTCTGCCCTGACTGCGGCTATTCTTTTACCGATGAGTTCAGCACTTATTTTCCGCCAGGCGCCAAGCAGGTCATCCAGGATAAAATCTGCAATCAGTGGGCTCCTCATAACTACGGCGATGAGCGGACAATCCAGGAGGCAATGAATACTTTCAAGCTGGCAGCCTATAGTTCGACACTGAAGAAAGAGAAACATATTGTTGCGGCCGGTCTCTATATAAGGCTTGCCTGGCTGTATCGCTCCACTGAAAACCATGAACAGGAAAACCGTTTTTTAAAACTGGCCCTTAAGGAATATACCGAGTCGTATAGCACTGGTGATTATAAAGGCACCCAGGTCTCAGAACTGCGCCTCATGTACCTGATTGGCGAGCTCTCAAGAAGAATCGGTCAAACGCAGGACGCCGTCCGTTTTTTCTCGAAGGTAATAGAAAAACAGAGACAGTCTGTCGAACCGCAAATCATCCAGCTCGCCAAGGACCGCTGGCAGGAGATGCGGGAAAGACAAGCCGTTTCCGGAAACTAA